The Campylobacter concisus DNA window GAAGATCAAAACAACAAAGACAAAACGATACAAAAAGCCGTATATATGGCAAATAAATTCTCGCTAACTGATGAGCTAAAGCTCTTGCTTGGAGCTAGGATGAGCTACTACAAGTATGAAATCGAAGGTGGCAAAGACAATAAAAATTTTACTCAGGAGATCACGCCATATCTTGGCATCACTTATGACATCGGAGCAAACCACACTCTATATGCTAGCTACACGAGCATATTTAAACCTCAAACCGCAAAGGATGCAAATGACAAGTATCTTGATCCGATCCAAGGCAAGGACTATGAAGTGGGCATCAAAGGCGAGTATTTTGACGGGGCACTTCAAGCAAGTCTTGGCGTCTTTAAGATCGTGCAAGACAAGCTTGGCATAGATACTGGCAAGATAAATCCAGCGACAAATGCCAAAATATTTGAATCTGGCAAGGGTGTGACAAGTAAGGGTGTCGAGCTAGATCTAAACGGCGAAATCGCCAAAGGCTTAAGCCTTAGCTTTGGTGCAACGCATTTTAACGCAAAAGATGCTAAAGGCGAGAAATACGCCACCGACTCATCAAGAAGCACGGCAAATTTATTTGCAAAGTATGAGATCAGAGACTTTAGAGTAGGGGCTGGAGCTATGTATAAGAGCAAAATTTACACTGGCAAAGGCGCAGATGAAATCACACAAAAAGGCTACACTTTAGCTAATTTGATGTTTGGATATAAATTTGGTAAAAACTTTGACGTGCAGCTAAATATCGACAATCTCTTTAATAAAAAGTACTACGAGGGCATCGGCAAAAACTTGATGGTTTATGGCGATCCACGCACATTTAACCTAAGCTTTAACTACAATTTTTAATCTAATTAAATCACCAGCTAAATAAGCTGGTGATAAATTTCAACTCCTAAAGTATATAATTAGAAAAATATATTTTAGGATGAGTGTCATGTTTAAAGTAGAGGTTATTTATAAATTCTGTCTTGTTTTAGTTCTTATTTTGGGGCTTTGTATGCTCGCATTCTCTGGTGTAAATTTTGCACTTGGTGAATATAATGAGTATCTATTAAATACCCATAAAATCGCAGGTTTTTTAATATTGCTTGCTGCAACACTTCACGTTATAAATCGTAGAAAGAAGCTAGTAAAACTAATAAATGAAACAATGGATGTGCTAACACGCAGTAAAAATCCAAGCATTTGCAATATGGACCGCATCATCGCCTCACTCGAGCCATATAGCATAACTGAAATTTCGCAAATGTTAGGCTTTGACGAGGCCATTTTTTGCGAAACTTTACGTAAAAATGGGGTTAAATTTAATGACACTAGCCAAACCTTACGCCAGATCGCACGAATGAATGATGAAAAGATATTTTTCGTGCTAGTTCTTATAATCGAGGCGAAATTTGGAAAGAGATTTTGTGGCGAGCTTAAATTTAAAGGCGGCGGAAAACTTAAAGATAAAAAAATGGTCGCATAGAGCTAGCTTAGCCTTTGCTAGTTTGCGCCATGCAGATGAAGCTATCTTTACTCCATCGCCTAAACGCGTAGTCATAGCAGCTCCGCTCGCCGCCGCAGCTTGTCTCCTCCTCATCGTTATCCAGCTTAAATTTAGCGCAGTTTTAGGCTATTTGATGAGCTTTTTCGTAGTTAAATTTGCCGTATTTAAACTCATTTTTCTCATTGAAATTTTGCATCATCAAAATTCCCGAAGCTCTTTTATGTTTAAATTTCTAAACTTGCCATTTTTGTCTTTTCGCACAAGTAAAGTTGCCTTGTGATCCCAGAATATAGGCTTTAAAGCCCCATCTAAATTCATCATCTCATCTTTTGCTAGTTCTTTAAAATTCTCGTCCAAAACCGCTTCGATAAATGGAAGCTCTATGAGCTTAGCAACGCTTAGCTTTGGCTTATTTAGATTAAATTTGCCCCTTATCTTGCCATCATCACCGCTAAGTCTAAGCCCTATACCGGCAAGCGCACCGATAACACCATTAGCATTTGGCGTAAGAGCTTTTAAAAATACATTTTGCTCGCGCGCCGTCTCAAAAGCTTGCTTTGTGGTTAGGAGCATATTTTTTGCATTTTTGCCAAAATTTATTAGCCCTTTCGTATCTTTTATGTCGTCTTTAAAAACAGCTGCGACACCGGGTTCAGCGCTTTTAGCGCATTTATTTGTTAAAAGCTCAAGCGCAATGTCAAGCGCCTTTTGTTTTTGTTCTTTTGAAATTTTAGCGACTAAACACATTGAGCTATTGCGCGAGGTGTAGTTGATGCGAGGATCTAGTAAAAGTTGATGGCGCGTAATAAAAGAGACTTTGGCAAATGAGCTAATTTCTAGGGCTATTTCTTGAGCTAAACTTCCAGTTAAAATTTCTCCGCCAAGCTCGTCTGTATCGTCGATACATAGTAGAAATTCAAAGTACATTTGCACTCTTTCTTTTGACGCGCTTCCGGCGATCACATATTTTTTGATGGGAAGCCTCGGCTTTGCGTCCAAAAGCTTCATCCAAATTTCGATCTTGCCCATGTGCGCGGGCATTTTGCTGCTAGCGCTTAGCGGCAAATACCTAAACGCGCTAAGCCTTGGCGAGGAGGAGGCAAAGAGCCTGGGCGTAAATACGGTGCGGGTTAAAATTTTCATCATCCTAGTTGCCACATTCGTTAGCACGCTTAGCGTGACGATCGCGGGCATCATCGGCTGGATCGGGCTTATCGTGCCGCACATCGCGCGCTTTATCTTCGGTGCCGACAACCGCGTGGTTCTGGCTAGCTCGGCGATGATCGGCGCGATATTTCTACTCTTTTGCGACAGCTTCTCACGGCTCATTTTTACCTTTGAGATCCCTATCGGCATCATTACCTCGCTATTTGGTATCCAGATGTTTATCATCGTGCTGTACCGCGCTAAGAGGAGCTTTTGATGCGAGAAAATTTGATAGAAGTGCGAAATTTGCGCTTTGCTTACCGCGATAAGCCCGTGCTAAAGGGCATCAGCTTTGACGTCGCGACGGGCGATACGCTAAGCATCCTAGGTGCCAACGGCAGCGGCAAAAGTACCCTGCTTCGCATAATACTCGGATTTTTAAAATTTGAGGGAG harbors:
- a CDS encoding chemotaxis protein yields the protein MFKVEVIYKFCLVLVLILGLCMLAFSGVNFALGEYNEYLLNTHKIAGFLILLAATLHVINRRKKLVKLINETMDVLTRSKNPSICNMDRIIASLEPYSITEISQMLGFDEAIFCETLRKNGVKFNDTSQTLRQIARMNDEKIFFVLVLIIEAKFGKRFCGELKFKGGGKLKDKKMVA
- a CDS encoding thiamine biosynthesis protein ThiG, producing the protein MPAHMGKIEIWMKLLDAKPRLPIKKYVIAGSASKERVQMYFEFLLCIDDTDELGGEILTGSLAQEIALEISSFAKVSFITRHQLLLDPRINYTSRNSSMCLVAKISKEQKQKALDIALELLTNKCAKSAEPGVAAVFKDDIKDTKGLINFGKNAKNMLLTTKQAFETAREQNVFLKALTPNANGVIGALAGIGLRLSGDDGKIRGKFNLNKPKLSVAKLIELPFIEAVLDENFKELAKDEMMNLDGALKPIFWDHKATLLVRKDKNGKFRNLNIKELREF
- a CDS encoding FecCD family ABC transporter permease, which produces MGSLGFASKSFIQISILPMCAGILLLALSGKYLNALSLGEEEAKSLGVNTVRVKIFIILVATFVSTLSVTIAGIIGWIGLIVPHIARFIFGADNRVVLASSAMIGAIFLLFCDSFSRLIFTFEIPIGIITSLFGIQMFIIVLYRAKRSF